CAGCGGCAGTGTGCCCCTGGCAGAGAGAATCGGCCAGCCCGTACGCGGGTCGAACAGGTCTGCCAGGTACCCCTGCTGCTGGAGTGCCAGGGCGATCGCCCTCCCTTGGTTCAGGAAGTGCGATCGCAGCTTTTCCTTTTCTTGCTCTGTGTCGAGCGTCCGCGCTAGCAGCGCAAACTGGCTGGGTTGCAGCATTACTAGCACCGACGCAATCGCCTGCGGCCAGGCAGGCAGCAGCCGCGACTGGTGCTGCAAAATATAGTCGCTGGGCGGATGGATGGAATACTGCACAAGACTTTCTTA
The Thermoleptolyngbya sichuanensis A183 DNA segment above includes these coding regions:
- a CDS encoding methylmalonic aciduria and homocystinuria type D protein, giving the protein MQYSIHPPSDYILQHQSRLLPAWPQAIASVLVMLQPSQFALLARTLDTEQEKEKLRSHFLNQGRAIALALQQQGYLADLFDPRTGWPILSARGTLPLDDVAVVRAALGYSTDRCGNCRVILHPCLGTAVYPSTLVSSAPVEVLGAIAQQVLGITAPQR